A part of Tessaracoccus timonensis genomic DNA contains:
- a CDS encoding IclR family transcriptional regulator — protein sequence MDETSSGVGVLDKAAAVLSALERQPLTLAGLVTATGLARPTAHRLAVALEFHRFVGRDLQGRFVLGPRLMELADSAGEDPLLSTAGPILTRLRDITGESAQLFRRQGDVRVCVASVERPQGLRDTVPLGAQLSMKAGSAAQVLLAWENPENIQALLEGASFTQSMLHTVRRRGWAQSVAEREPGVASVSAPVLAPSGKIIAAVSCSGPIERLSRYPGRLHGAAVMAAAERLSEVLKRSGTGD from the coding sequence ATGGACGAAACTAGCAGTGGAGTGGGCGTACTCGACAAGGCAGCTGCCGTGTTGAGTGCCCTCGAACGCCAGCCCCTCACGTTGGCGGGCCTTGTAACGGCGACGGGTCTCGCGCGCCCCACGGCGCACCGGCTCGCCGTGGCGCTCGAATTCCACCGATTCGTGGGCCGCGACCTTCAGGGCCGCTTCGTACTCGGCCCTCGACTCATGGAACTCGCCGACTCCGCCGGGGAAGATCCCCTCCTCTCTACCGCCGGCCCTATCCTCACCCGCCTTCGTGACATCACGGGCGAATCTGCGCAATTGTTCCGACGCCAGGGCGACGTGCGCGTGTGCGTGGCCTCCGTCGAACGCCCCCAAGGCCTGCGCGACACCGTGCCGCTGGGAGCCCAGCTCTCCATGAAGGCCGGGTCAGCGGCTCAGGTGCTGCTGGCGTGGGAAAACCCGGAGAACATTCAGGCGCTGCTCGAGGGCGCGAGCTTCACCCAGTCAATGCTGCACACCGTCCGACGTCGCGGCTGGGCCCAGTCGGTGGCTGAACGAGAGCCAGGGGTAGCGAGCGTCTCCGCCCCGGTGCTAGCCCCGTCGGGCAAAATCATTGCCGCGGTCTCGTGCTCCGGGCCAATCGAGCGCCTGTCCCGCTACCCTGGCCGGCTCCACGGCGCAGCCGTCATGGCCGCTGCCGAGCGCCTAAGCGAGGTGCTGAAACGCTCGGGCACCGGCGACTGA
- the leuD gene encoding 3-isopropylmalate dehydratase small subunit, which translates to MDKFSTHVGVPVPLRRSNVDTDQIIPAVYLKRITRTGFEDGLFAAWRDDPDFVLNQEAFKNGTILIPGPDFGTGSSREHAVWALQNYGFKVIIGSRFGDIFRNNAGKAGLVVGVVSEETVQHLWGWIEGNPGATIEVSLVDRTLTVGDKVIDFEIDDFTRYRLLEGLDDISMTLQHDADIAAYEERRPAFKPATLPTKVVD; encoded by the coding sequence ATGGACAAGTTCTCTACCCACGTCGGCGTCCCTGTGCCGCTGCGCCGCAGCAACGTCGATACCGACCAGATCATCCCGGCCGTCTACCTGAAGCGCATCACCCGTACTGGCTTTGAGGACGGGCTGTTTGCCGCATGGCGCGACGACCCCGACTTCGTCCTGAACCAGGAAGCGTTCAAAAACGGCACAATCCTGATCCCCGGACCAGACTTCGGCACCGGCTCGTCGCGTGAGCACGCCGTATGGGCGTTGCAGAACTACGGCTTCAAGGTGATCATCGGCTCCCGCTTCGGCGACATCTTCCGCAACAACGCGGGCAAAGCCGGGCTCGTCGTCGGCGTCGTTTCCGAGGAGACTGTGCAGCACCTGTGGGGCTGGATCGAGGGCAACCCGGGCGCCACGATCGAGGTGAGCCTCGTCGACCGCACCCTCACCGTCGGCGATAAGGTGATCGACTTCGAGATCGACGACTTCACGCGCTACCGCCTCTTGGAGGGGCTCGATGACATCTCGATGACCCTTCAGCACGACGCAGACATCGCGGCATATGAGGAACGTCGGCCGGCGTTCAAGCCCGCGACGCTGCCTACCAAGGTGGTCGACTGA
- the leuC gene encoding 3-isopropylmalate dehydratase large subunit, with product MGKTLSQKVWDAHVVRSVDDEPDLLYIDLHLVHEVTSPQAFEGLRLAGRKVRRPDLTLATEDHNTPTVDILKPIADPTSRTQVETLRRNAEDFGVRLHSLGDKDQGIVHVVGPQLGLTQPGMTIVCGDSHTSTHGAFGALAFGIGTSEVEHVLATQTLPQKALKTMAVNIDGELPDGVTAKDIVLALIAKVGTGGGQGYIVEYRGSTIESLSMEGRMTICNMSIEWGAKAGMIAPDETTFEYIAGRPHAPQGEEWDAAVEYWKSLRTDDDAEFDREIHIDATKLTPFVTWGTNPGQGVELGGVVPSPDDFESEIDKTTVRRALDYMDLTPGMKMRDIKVDTVFLGSCTNGRIEDLRLAAEVLKGRKISDDVRMLVVPGSARVRLQAEEEGLDKIFLEFGAEWRAAGCSMCLGMNPDQLAPGERSASTSNRNFEGRQGKGGRTHLVSPAVAAATAVTGHLSSPADL from the coding sequence ATGGGCAAGACTCTCAGCCAGAAGGTGTGGGACGCGCATGTCGTGCGTTCCGTCGATGACGAGCCAGATCTGCTCTACATCGACCTTCACCTGGTGCACGAAGTGACCAGCCCCCAGGCATTCGAGGGGCTTCGCCTTGCTGGGCGCAAGGTGCGACGTCCCGACCTCACGCTCGCCACTGAAGATCACAACACGCCCACGGTGGACATCCTCAAACCCATCGCGGATCCGACGAGCCGCACCCAGGTTGAGACGTTGCGGCGCAATGCGGAGGACTTCGGCGTCCGGCTCCATTCGTTGGGGGACAAAGATCAGGGCATCGTCCACGTCGTCGGGCCTCAGCTTGGGCTCACGCAGCCGGGCATGACGATCGTGTGCGGCGACTCGCACACGTCGACGCATGGCGCGTTCGGGGCGCTCGCGTTCGGGATCGGCACGTCGGAAGTGGAGCACGTGCTCGCCACGCAAACGCTGCCGCAGAAGGCGCTCAAGACGATGGCCGTGAACATCGACGGTGAGCTCCCCGACGGCGTCACCGCGAAAGATATTGTGCTCGCGCTCATCGCGAAGGTGGGCACAGGTGGTGGCCAGGGGTACATCGTCGAGTACCGGGGATCGACGATCGAGTCGCTGTCCATGGAAGGACGGATGACCATTTGCAACATGTCGATCGAGTGGGGCGCGAAGGCGGGCATGATCGCGCCCGACGAGACGACATTCGAGTACATCGCGGGCCGCCCCCACGCGCCTCAAGGCGAGGAGTGGGATGCCGCCGTCGAATATTGGAAGAGCCTGCGCACTGACGATGACGCCGAGTTCGACCGCGAGATTCACATCGACGCCACCAAGCTCACGCCGTTCGTCACCTGGGGAACCAACCCCGGGCAGGGCGTGGAGCTCGGGGGAGTGGTGCCGTCGCCGGATGATTTCGAGTCCGAGATTGATAAGACGACGGTGCGCCGCGCCCTCGACTACATGGATCTCACGCCCGGTATGAAGATGCGCGACATCAAGGTCGACACCGTCTTCCTCGGCTCCTGCACCAACGGACGCATCGAGGATCTTCGCCTGGCTGCCGAGGTGCTGAAGGGGCGGAAGATCAGCGACGACGTGCGCATGCTCGTCGTTCCCGGCTCTGCGCGCGTGCGTCTGCAGGCCGAAGAGGAAGGGCTCGACAAGATCTTCCTCGAGTTTGGTGCTGAGTGGCGTGCCGCCGGTTGCTCGATGTGCTTGGGCATGAATCCCGACCAGCTCGCGCCAGGGGAGCGCTCCGCATCCACGTCGAACCGAAACTTCGAGGGCCGCCAGGGCAAGGGCGGACGCACGCATCTCGTGTCGCCCGCCGTCGCCGCTGCCACCGCCGTGACGGGCCACCTGTCCTCGCCAGCCGATCTCTGA
- a CDS encoding nucleotide pyrophosphohydrolase yields the protein MVNNDEVLEQLRAFNAARDWNQFHSPENLAKSIAIEAGELLECFQWGAPSDYSAIRLELADVLSYAYQLADALSEDPGELVLEKLAITEQKYPVDKAYGRSDKYDQL from the coding sequence GTGGTGAACAACGATGAGGTCCTCGAACAGCTTCGCGCATTCAACGCTGCTCGAGACTGGAACCAGTTTCATAGCCCTGAGAACTTGGCAAAATCCATTGCGATCGAGGCGGGAGAACTGCTCGAGTGTTTCCAGTGGGGAGCCCCAAGCGATTACTCCGCAATCCGATTGGAACTCGCTGACGTGCTCTCCTACGCCTATCAGCTAGCCGATGCTCTCTCTGAGGATCCGGGCGAGCTTGTGCTGGAAAAGCTCGCCATCACAGAGCAGAAATACCCCGTGGATAAGGCGTACGGAAGATCGGACAAGTATGACCAGCTTTAG
- a CDS encoding LacI family DNA-binding transcriptional regulator codes for MAVRLQDVAREAGVSIKTVSNVVNNRPVVRPATRERVEAAIEALGYRPNATARQLRYGRSGFLALVVPQIDSPYFSTLANAFTQKALQRGWVTLLESTQGSREAELAVLAGQQSHLVDGIAFSPLSLSPADVRNRTDATPMVLLGERGIPDGFPHVAVDSVAAANAVVAHLIQAGRERIAAIGVESVQGTASVRLAGYHSALATAGLPERPEYIVGVSEYTRSAGRDAMAELLRLPEPPDAVFCFNDVMAIGALRACAEAGVDVPSQVAIAGFDDIPEGDFSTPSLTTVRPDLDTLVDGILDNLLGQIQGHEEQFATLIGWELVVRESAPS; via the coding sequence ATGGCGGTCAGGCTGCAAGACGTAGCCCGGGAAGCCGGGGTCTCGATTAAGACGGTGTCGAACGTCGTAAACAACCGGCCCGTGGTGCGCCCAGCCACCCGGGAACGTGTCGAGGCGGCTATCGAAGCGCTCGGGTATCGCCCCAACGCTACTGCCCGACAACTGCGATACGGACGCTCGGGGTTCCTGGCGCTTGTCGTGCCCCAGATCGATTCGCCCTATTTCTCTACGCTAGCCAACGCTTTTACTCAGAAGGCGCTCCAGCGGGGGTGGGTCACACTGCTGGAATCGACGCAGGGATCCCGCGAGGCCGAACTCGCGGTACTCGCCGGCCAGCAAAGCCACCTCGTGGACGGCATCGCATTCTCACCGCTGTCGCTCTCACCCGCCGACGTCCGCAACCGCACAGACGCCACGCCGATGGTGCTGCTCGGCGAGCGAGGCATCCCCGACGGGTTCCCCCACGTGGCCGTCGACTCGGTCGCGGCGGCGAACGCCGTCGTCGCACACCTCATTCAAGCAGGGCGAGAAAGGATCGCCGCGATCGGTGTGGAATCGGTGCAAGGGACGGCGTCAGTTCGTCTCGCCGGCTACCATTCTGCCCTTGCTACGGCCGGACTCCCCGAACGTCCGGAGTACATCGTAGGAGTCAGCGAATACACCCGCAGCGCCGGGCGCGACGCCATGGCCGAACTCTTGCGCCTCCCAGAACCGCCCGATGCAGTGTTTTGTTTCAACGACGTCATGGCGATCGGCGCGCTCAGGGCCTGCGCAGAGGCGGGCGTCGATGTGCCGTCGCAGGTGGCAATAGCGGGCTTCGACGACATTCCTGAAGGAGACTTCAGCACGCCATCGCTTACCACAGTGCGCCCCGACTTGGACACGTTGGTGGACGGAATCCTCGACAATCTCCTTGGACAAATTCAAGGACACGAAGAGCAATTCGCCACGCTCATTGGCTGGGAGCTCGTCGTGAGAGAGAGCGCTCCTTCTTGA
- a CDS encoding DNA/RNA helicase domain-containing protein, which translates to MYIGETLSLSSRMRQHLESSEKESLTGVEVILDETFNKSVCLDLESHLIKLAAGDGSRAVLNRNDGVVEADYYERPRYRQIFNSIFEELRELGLFERTIPEIINSALFKLSPFKSLTHDQAAAVEDILEGLSADLQSHTHPRSVAVIQGDPGTGKTVVGIYLMKLMVDLAHARDADSVDRDTMFSEFFLPGHREAFEGLRVGLVVPQQSLRKSIKAVFANTPGLAPSMVMTMFDVADSEEEFDVLIIDEAHRLSQYAMQAHGSLTKRYREVNARLFHGQRPEASQLEWARNRAKHVILLLDSGQSVRPGDISKAEFDALLDELQASERKPYRLFTQMRSQGGNDYIDYVRQILSHTPPPQRLDFGDYEVGLVEDPAQLQQLITQKEREAGLARVVAGYAWPWISKRDNTKFDIDLGPGATWQWNTTPVDWVNSPTSMNEAGSIHTIQGYDLNYAGVIIGRDLRYDADTKKLFIDRNSYFDIAGKRNNTMAGVETTDDMLFRYITNIYTVLLTRGIKGTFIHAVDPGLQQYLGKFLPTL; encoded by the coding sequence GTGTACATCGGCGAAACGCTGAGTCTGAGCAGCCGCATGCGTCAGCATCTCGAGTCGTCCGAGAAAGAATCACTGACTGGCGTAGAAGTTATCCTTGACGAGACCTTCAACAAATCCGTGTGCCTCGACTTGGAATCTCATCTCATCAAACTTGCAGCCGGCGATGGGTCGCGAGCCGTGCTCAACCGAAACGACGGAGTGGTCGAAGCTGATTATTATGAGCGCCCCCGTTACCGACAGATTTTCAACTCGATTTTCGAAGAGCTGAGAGAGCTAGGGCTGTTCGAACGCACCATTCCGGAGATCATCAACTCTGCACTCTTCAAGCTTTCCCCATTCAAGTCGCTCACGCACGACCAAGCTGCAGCCGTAGAAGACATCTTGGAGGGGCTCAGCGCTGATCTCCAGAGCCACACCCACCCTCGCAGCGTGGCAGTGATCCAGGGAGACCCTGGCACTGGGAAAACGGTCGTCGGAATCTATCTGATGAAACTCATGGTGGATCTCGCACACGCACGCGATGCAGACAGCGTCGACCGCGACACCATGTTTTCAGAGTTCTTTCTACCCGGTCACAGGGAAGCCTTCGAAGGTTTGCGCGTAGGTCTCGTCGTGCCCCAACAGTCACTGCGGAAATCCATCAAGGCTGTATTCGCAAACACCCCCGGACTCGCCCCGTCAATGGTGATGACGATGTTCGACGTCGCTGACAGCGAAGAGGAATTCGACGTATTGATCATCGACGAAGCGCATCGGCTCTCGCAGTATGCGATGCAGGCTCATGGCTCTCTCACGAAGCGTTACCGCGAAGTCAATGCTCGGCTCTTCCACGGGCAGCGACCTGAAGCATCACAGCTCGAGTGGGCGAGGAACCGGGCCAAACATGTCATCTTGCTGCTAGACTCCGGGCAATCTGTTCGCCCCGGCGACATTTCCAAAGCAGAATTCGATGCGCTCCTGGATGAGCTACAGGCGTCGGAGCGCAAACCCTATCGCTTGTTCACCCAGATGCGTAGCCAGGGAGGCAACGATTACATCGATTACGTCCGACAAATTCTTTCACACACTCCCCCGCCGCAACGCCTAGACTTCGGAGACTACGAAGTGGGCCTCGTCGAAGATCCGGCTCAACTCCAACAACTCATCACCCAGAAAGAGAGAGAAGCCGGCCTAGCGAGAGTAGTTGCAGGTTATGCCTGGCCATGGATCAGCAAGAGAGACAACACCAAGTTCGATATCGATCTCGGCCCCGGCGCAACATGGCAGTGGAACACAACCCCGGTTGATTGGGTGAATTCCCCAACGTCTATGAATGAAGCCGGCTCTATTCACACCATTCAGGGCTATGACCTCAATTACGCGGGCGTCATCATCGGGCGTGATTTGCGCTACGACGCGGACACGAAGAAACTCTTCATCGATAGAAACAGCTACTTCGACATCGCGGGCAAACGCAACAACACCATGGCTGGCGTCGAAACAACTGACGACATGCTGTTTCGGTACATTACCAACATCTACACGGTGTTACTCACCCGTGGCATCAAAGGCACATTTATCCACGCGGTTGACCCGGGCTTACAGCAATACCTCGGCAAGTTCCTGCCCACGCTCTGA
- a CDS encoding carbohydrate ABC transporter permease: MSRTISKILFWIMIVLLAFIFFAPIVMMILTSFKTALEGRAMPPTIVPEQWTLRAYYRLFFEDASSPVFRWFANSLIAATLHAALVVAVASMAGYALARLYLPGKNVLFGFILLTMFVPGFVFLMPNFELMSKLAWLDSLQALIVPGAAGAFGVFFMRQFFLAVPKELEESARIDGAGPFRTFLSVMLPNVRGAALTLFILSFLANWNDFVWPLYVMFSDEMLTLPIGLSRLQGAYTIDYPVIMAGACLAAVPVLIIYTILQRYIIEGVATSGLKG; encoded by the coding sequence ATGAGTCGCACCATTTCCAAGATCCTGTTCTGGATCATGATCGTGTTGCTGGCGTTCATCTTCTTCGCGCCCATCGTGATGATGATCCTTACCAGCTTCAAGACGGCCCTCGAAGGCCGAGCGATGCCACCAACCATCGTCCCCGAGCAATGGACGCTGCGGGCCTACTACCGGCTGTTCTTCGAGGACGCATCATCGCCCGTGTTCCGGTGGTTTGCCAATTCGCTGATCGCTGCGACGCTGCACGCCGCGCTGGTGGTGGCGGTCGCATCCATGGCTGGCTACGCATTGGCCCGCCTGTATTTGCCGGGCAAGAACGTACTGTTCGGGTTCATCCTGCTCACCATGTTTGTGCCGGGGTTCGTATTCCTGATGCCGAACTTCGAGCTGATGAGCAAACTCGCATGGCTCGACAGCTTGCAGGCGCTCATCGTGCCCGGTGCTGCCGGAGCGTTTGGTGTGTTCTTTATGCGCCAGTTCTTCCTGGCGGTGCCCAAGGAACTCGAAGAATCTGCCCGTATTGACGGCGCCGGTCCGTTCCGAACGTTCTTGAGCGTGATGTTGCCGAATGTTCGGGGAGCAGCCCTGACGCTGTTCATCCTGAGCTTCTTGGCGAACTGGAACGACTTCGTCTGGCCGCTCTACGTCATGTTCAGCGACGAAATGCTGACGCTGCCTATCGGTTTGTCGCGGCTACAGGGCGCCTACACCATCGACTACCCGGTCATCATGGCTGGCGCGTGCCTGGCGGCAGTGCCCGTCCTCATCATCTACACCATTCTGCAGCGCTACATCATCGAAGGAGTTGCCACGTCCGGCCTGAAGGGCTGA
- a CDS encoding ABC transporter substrate-binding protein has protein sequence MRTMSRRNLLGVSAGALALGGLSACGGGKSATDQGGGNNEASGDGGKGGYDGPAVTLAFWNGFTGGDGAYMKKIVDAFHKEHDNIKVEFNTMQWSDFYTKLPTAVSSGKGPDICVMHVDSVATNAARNVIQPLDDVAKALDLKGDDFAEVPWQAGIYKDKRYSLPLDVHPLGFFYNKAVMEKAGLDPEQPPMTFDAYMDALDKLKGKGIKGHWASPHLFTGGQSMQSLIYQFGGSMYNDDATEATWNSPEAVKAFEWWLGLVKDGHSPSKVAQDADFIALQNGECAFNWNGIWAINTLGEKKDLAWDVVRLPNIGGQDAAWSSSHQMALPVQKKPDENRQQASRVFLNYVSEQSVEWAKGGQVPARNEVRESEEFKKLEHQPKFAEQIDVLHFPPTIPGIGDVGAEFDKALNNVMLGGKELKSELDASVSRANKLLEANRKKYEG, from the coding sequence ATGCGAACCATGTCTCGACGAAACCTGCTTGGCGTCTCTGCCGGCGCGCTCGCTCTCGGTGGGCTCTCCGCTTGTGGTGGCGGAAAATCTGCGACGGACCAAGGCGGCGGTAACAACGAAGCCAGCGGCGACGGCGGCAAGGGCGGATACGACGGCCCCGCTGTCACGCTCGCGTTCTGGAACGGCTTCACCGGCGGTGACGGCGCCTACATGAAGAAGATCGTCGACGCATTCCACAAAGAGCATGACAACATCAAGGTCGAGTTCAACACCATGCAGTGGTCTGACTTCTACACGAAGCTTCCCACCGCGGTGTCCTCTGGTAAAGGCCCCGACATCTGTGTGATGCACGTCGACTCCGTCGCCACCAACGCTGCCAGAAACGTGATCCAGCCGCTCGACGACGTCGCGAAGGCACTCGATCTCAAGGGTGACGACTTCGCTGAGGTTCCTTGGCAAGCAGGTATCTACAAAGACAAGCGCTACTCGCTGCCGCTCGATGTGCACCCGCTCGGGTTCTTCTACAACAAGGCCGTCATGGAGAAGGCCGGACTCGATCCCGAGCAGCCGCCAATGACGTTTGACGCGTATATGGACGCGCTCGACAAGCTGAAGGGCAAGGGCATCAAGGGTCACTGGGCAAGCCCGCACCTGTTCACGGGTGGCCAGTCGATGCAATCGCTTATCTACCAGTTCGGCGGCTCCATGTATAACGACGACGCCACGGAGGCGACGTGGAACTCGCCCGAGGCAGTGAAGGCGTTCGAGTGGTGGCTGGGCCTTGTGAAGGATGGGCACAGCCCGTCGAAGGTGGCCCAGGATGCCGACTTCATTGCTCTGCAAAACGGCGAGTGCGCCTTCAACTGGAACGGCATCTGGGCGATCAACACCCTCGGAGAGAAGAAAGACCTGGCGTGGGACGTGGTCCGGCTCCCGAACATCGGCGGTCAGGACGCCGCGTGGTCGAGCTCCCACCAGATGGCGCTGCCCGTGCAGAAGAAGCCCGATGAGAATAGGCAGCAGGCTTCGCGTGTGTTCTTGAACTACGTCTCCGAACAGTCCGTCGAATGGGCGAAGGGCGGCCAGGTGCCTGCCCGTAACGAGGTGCGTGAGTCCGAGGAGTTCAAGAAGCTCGAGCATCAGCCGAAGTTCGCCGAGCAGATCGATGTGCTGCACTTCCCGCCCACCATCCCGGGCATTGGTGACGTCGGCGCCGAGTTCGATAAGGCGCTCAACAACGTGATGCTTGGTGGCAAGGAGCTGAAGTCGGAGCTGGATGCGTCGGTGAGCCGTGCGAACAAGCTCCTTGAAGCGAACCGGAAGAAGTACGAAGGCTAA
- a CDS encoding carbohydrate ABC transporter permease, translating to MAIAFLAPYLVLFTMFIIVPAIYGLWISLHEWDFSLPGRPFVGLQNYADLFDGESLTAQPFWNGMKNTLIFTVISVPFLLTVPLGLALLLHRKFPGRTFFRAAFFAPYVLGVSVIGVLWSYLLDGNFGLVNALLGVEIQWTTDQPWAWISLVGVTVWWTVGFNAVIYMAGLAEIPKAQYEAAELDGATAWQRFVHITIPGLRPVLIFVLITTTLASANMFGQAYMITNGGPAESTRTAIMVMTDLGFNQGRAGAAAAQSYILAIFLAIISVINFWLVRDKDAARERKQAKAAEKAFLAKQKQGSVA from the coding sequence GTGGCAATTGCTTTCCTCGCGCCGTATCTGGTGCTGTTCACGATGTTCATCATCGTGCCGGCCATATACGGCCTGTGGATCTCGTTGCACGAGTGGGACTTCAGCTTGCCTGGCCGCCCTTTCGTCGGTCTGCAAAACTACGCTGATCTTTTCGACGGAGAGTCGCTCACGGCACAGCCGTTTTGGAACGGCATGAAGAATACGCTGATCTTCACGGTGATTAGCGTTCCGTTCCTCCTCACCGTTCCGCTGGGGCTGGCGCTGCTGCTCCACCGAAAGTTCCCCGGACGCACGTTCTTCCGGGCGGCGTTCTTCGCCCCGTACGTCCTGGGCGTCTCTGTGATCGGTGTGCTGTGGAGCTACCTGCTCGACGGCAACTTCGGCCTGGTCAACGCCCTACTCGGAGTCGAGATCCAGTGGACGACCGACCAGCCCTGGGCATGGATTTCGCTCGTCGGCGTCACAGTGTGGTGGACGGTGGGCTTCAACGCCGTCATCTACATGGCCGGCCTCGCAGAGATCCCTAAAGCACAGTACGAGGCTGCAGAACTCGACGGTGCTACCGCCTGGCAGCGTTTCGTCCACATCACCATCCCTGGGCTGCGGCCGGTGCTCATCTTCGTGCTCATCACCACGACGCTGGCCAGTGCCAACATGTTCGGTCAGGCCTACATGATCACCAATGGCGGCCCGGCTGAATCGACGAGGACAGCCATCATGGTCATGACCGACCTCGGCTTCAACCAGGGGCGCGCCGGTGCCGCAGCCGCGCAAAGCTACATTCTGGCCATCTTCTTGGCGATTATCTCTGTCATCAACTTCTGGCTCGTGCGAGACAAGGACGCTGCGCGGGAGAGGAAGCAGGCCAAGGCAGCTGAGAAGGCATTCTTGGCCAAGCAGAAGCAGGGGAGCGTCGCATGA
- a CDS encoding alpha-N-arabinofuranosidase, with translation MGKANAVIHPAWHHGPVNPRVFGSFVEHMGRCVYTGIFEPDHPSADEHGFRQDVAELVREMGVTLVRYPGGNFVSGYRWEDGVGPKEERPTRLDYGWRSIEPNEVGTNEFLAWCERMGLEPMLAVNLGSRGMAEAMEYLEYVNGEQGTELADRRVAHGYERPWNVGIWCLGNEMDGPWQVGHKTAHEYARLSQEVANVFHRFDDTLELVACGSSNRQMPTFGTWEREVLEHTFDYVSNISAHAYYEPIEGDVVSFLCAAEDMDRFIASVRATADHVAAAKQSTKRITVSFDEWNVWYQSRFGGENSIEIQHAPRLIEDTYSVLDAVVVGSFLITLVNRSRDVGMACQAQLANIIAPIRSEPGGPAWRQTIFYPFALTSKYAKGTVLDIAMESPTIDTPAYGEVPQLWAAATLDDDGELALFVVNRSLDDACELNLDFSALGDVTLVEHLLLHEDDHSIVNSQEHPDAVQPRMGEARVEGGRLTADLPAVSWHCIRLQTSQR, from the coding sequence ATGGGCAAGGCGAACGCCGTGATTCATCCGGCTTGGCATCACGGGCCAGTGAACCCACGCGTATTCGGGTCGTTTGTCGAGCACATGGGTCGGTGTGTCTACACAGGGATTTTCGAGCCGGACCACCCATCGGCCGACGAACACGGGTTCCGCCAAGACGTCGCCGAGCTGGTGCGAGAAATGGGAGTCACGCTCGTTCGTTATCCGGGCGGAAACTTCGTCTCGGGCTACCGTTGGGAAGACGGCGTAGGGCCGAAGGAAGAGCGCCCCACCCGCCTTGACTACGGTTGGCGCTCCATCGAGCCCAACGAGGTGGGCACCAACGAGTTCCTCGCGTGGTGCGAGCGCATGGGCCTCGAGCCTATGCTGGCGGTGAACCTCGGATCACGCGGCATGGCCGAAGCCATGGAATACCTCGAATACGTCAATGGAGAGCAGGGCACAGAGCTCGCCGACCGTCGCGTCGCTCACGGATACGAGCGGCCGTGGAACGTTGGCATTTGGTGCCTGGGTAACGAAATGGATGGCCCGTGGCAGGTAGGCCACAAGACCGCCCACGAATACGCGAGGCTCAGCCAGGAAGTGGCTAACGTCTTCCACCGCTTCGACGACACTCTCGAACTCGTCGCCTGTGGATCGTCCAATCGTCAGATGCCAACCTTCGGCACCTGGGAACGAGAAGTGCTCGAACACACCTTCGACTACGTCTCCAACATCAGCGCACACGCCTACTACGAGCCCATTGAAGGCGACGTGGTGAGCTTCCTGTGTGCCGCGGAAGACATGGATCGTTTCATCGCATCCGTTCGTGCTACTGCTGACCACGTTGCCGCGGCGAAGCAATCCACCAAGCGCATCACGGTGAGCTTCGACGAATGGAACGTCTGGTACCAGTCGCGCTTCGGCGGCGAGAACTCCATCGAGATCCAGCACGCCCCGCGCCTCATCGAAGACACATACTCCGTGCTCGACGCGGTGGTCGTCGGATCGTTCCTCATCACGCTCGTGAACCGCAGCCGCGACGTAGGTATGGCTTGTCAGGCGCAGCTCGCCAACATCATCGCGCCCATTCGCTCCGAGCCGGGCGGTCCTGCGTGGCGGCAGACCATCTTCTATCCGTTCGCGCTCACGAGTAAGTACGCCAAGGGCACGGTGCTCGACATCGCGATGGAGTCGCCCACCATCGACACTCCGGCATACGGCGAGGTTCCGCAGCTCTGGGCAGCCGCCACACTCGACGACGATGGCGAGCTTGCACTCTTCGTCGTGAACCGGAGCCTCGACGATGCTTGCGAGCTGAATCTCGATTTCTCCGCACTGGGCGATGTCACACTCGTGGAGCATCTGCTCCTTCACGAAGATGACCACAGCATCGTCAACAGCCAGGAGCATCCCGACGCGGTGCAGCCCCGCATGGGTGAGGCGCGCGTCGAAGGCGGGCGCCTCACGGCAGATCTTCCGGCGGTGTCCTGGCACTGCATCCGACTACAAACCTCTCAACGCTGA